The DNA window CGAAGTCGGCGCGCTCCCGGGCCGGTTCGAGACCTCGCCCGCGGTGCTGGGCGCGATGCAGTCGCTGACGCTCTATGGTCGCCCTGACGATTACTACGAAGGGCTGGTCGGCAAATACGAGGCGCAGACCACCGAAAGCCTCGACGCCGCAGCGCGCGCCGCGATCGACGTCGAGGATTTCGTCTGGGTCGTCGTCGGCGACGCTTCGAAGGTGAAGCCGCAGCTCGAGCAGCTCGGCCTGCCGATCGAAGTGCGCCCGATGGAAGGCAGCGAGGCCGCCGGCGGCTGACGCTACGGCTTGCGGGATCGGGGCGCGGGAGGACCGAAAAGGCTACCTTCCGCGCCCCTTTCTGTGCCCGTTTCCGGTTGAACCTGCCTGCGCTCCGTGCAAGGAAAAGCGCGAGCCAGCGAGGCCGGGCCAGAGCGGCCGGGAGGGCCAGCCAGTTCGACGCAAAATCCGCCGAGGCCGAAGAGAGAGCGCCCCGGACGAAGCCAAGGAGATCATGAATGTCCGTTGCAGGTACCTACAAGACCGTCGTCAAGAGCCCGATGGGCGACCAGACCGGCACTTTCACCGTCGTCCCCGGTGACGATGGCAACACTTTCACCGGCACGATGGCCGGCGGAATGGGCCAGATGGACGTCGAGGAAGGCAAGATCGACGGCAACACGCTGACCTGGAAGATGAACATGACCGTCCCGATGCCGATGACGCTCGAATGCGAAGCGACGGTCGAGGGCGAGCAGATGACCGGCTCCGTCAATGCCGGCGCGTTTGGCGCGATGCCGCTGACGGGCGAAAAGGAAGGCTGATCGCCTTTTGCAGGACGGTTCGCTGGGGCCGCCGTAGCTGACGCTGCGGCGGCCCTTTGCGTTGGGGTCAGTCGCCCGGCTCCTCGGCCCGCACCACCACCACGTCGCACGGCGCATCGCGCGCGATCGCGGTGGTCTGCGTGCCGAGCACCATCCGGCCTAGATCCATCCGGTGCGCGCCCACCAGGATCGCGTCGATGTCGAGCTTTACGGCGATGGCATTGACCTCGCGCGCGATGCCGCCGGCGGGCGCGAACACGCCGTCGACGCTCGCGCCGCAGCCATGCGAGCCGGCGAGTCCTTCGAGTTCGCGCTCGGCCGCTTCCTGCTGTTCGAGATCCCACGCATCAGGCAGCGCTCTGGAATAGGAATGGGGCAGGTCCGGGCGGACATGGACGAGAGTGAGCCGCGCGCCGGTCTCCCCCGCCATCTCCGCCGCGCGGCGCATCAGGATGCGGCTGCCCAACGTGTCGTCTAGGTCGACCGCCACCAGCACCCGTTCGTACATGATCCCCTCCTTTTTTGGCGTCTCAGGCGTCCTCGCCCTGCCGTTCCAGCGAGATGCGGCGCTGGATCACCGCCTCGTCGGTCCCGAAATCGCGCAGCAGCACTTCGGCGAGCCGCAGGCTGCCCTCGATCGTCTCGGGCACCGCGAAGCTCGCGCCGAGATCGATCAGCCGGTCGGCATGGCCCTGGTCGCGCGCGCGGGCGAAGATGGGAAGCGCGGGCGCCTGGCGACGAATCTCGCGTGCGAGCGCTTCGGTCGCTTCCTCGTCCCCGATCGTGATGACGAGCGCACTGGCCCGGTCGAGCGAGCATTCGCGCAGCACGTCGACGCGCGCCGCATCGCCCAGGCGCACCGGACGGCCCGCCTTCTGGGCCGCGCGGGCAAGGCCCGGATCGCGCTCGATCGCGAGATAGCGGATATGCTGCCGATCGAGCACGGAGGCTATGGTCTCTCCCACGCGGCCGAAACCGGCAACGATGATATGCCCCTCGATCTCGTCGTCGATCGAATCGAGTTCACCTTCGGAAAGCCGCTCGGCCGGGGCCACCCAATCGCCCGCCCGGCGCGCCAGCCAGTCGAGCCCCGGCGTTGCCAGCATGGTAAGCCCGACGACGATCAGCATGAATTGCGCGATCGCCGGAGTTATGAGGCCGACCGTGACCGAAAGCCCGATCACGAGGAAGCCGAACTCGCCCGCCTGGCCGAGCATGATCGCGACCTCTCCGGCACGGTTGCGCGGCAGGCGCCAGGCGAGACACAGCGCGAAATTGATCGCCACCTTGAGGAAGATCAGGCCGAGCGCAGCGGAAAGGATCAGGAGCGGCTGATCCAGCACCACCCGCCAGTCGATCCCCATGCCCACCGAAAGGAAGAACAGGCCCAGCATCAGGCCCTTGAAAGGCTCGATATCGACCTTGACCTGGTGGCGGAACTCGGTTTCCGCGATGAGGAGGCCCGCGAGGAACGCGCCCAGCGCCATCGACAGCCCGGCATAACCCGTCACCGCCGCCGTCCCGACCGCGAGCAGCAGGCCGATCGCGACGAAAGCCTCGCGGCTGTGGGTCTGCGCCACGAGATGGAGCAGCGGGCGCAGCGTGAACCGGCCCACGCCATAGATCACCGCAATGGTCAGCGCCGCCTCGCCCAGAGCCATGCCGAGGCCGAGCGCGGCATTTTCCATCGCGAGCGATCCCATCACGCTCACCGCGAACAGGATCGGGACAACCGCGAGATCCTGCATCAGCAGGATAGAGAACGTTGCACGGCCCGCTGTCGTCCCCAGCCTTCCTCCTTCGATCAGGATCGCGGTAACGATCGCGGTGGAGGACAGGGCAAGGCAGGCCCCCAGGATTATGGCGGTTGCAAGGCTGTTGCCCCAGGCGAAGGCGATGGCGGCGATCACCGCGCCGGTCACGAGGATCTGCGAGCTGCCAAGCCCGAAGACCAGCCGCCGCATCGACCACAGCCGTTCGAAGGAAAGCTCCAGCCCGATAACGAACAACAGGAAGATCACGCCCAGTTCGCCAAGCGCGGCGACGCCCTCCTGGTCGGTGATGACGAACCAGCCGACCGGCTCCCACGTATCGGCGAGCAGGCCGAGACCAAAGGGGCCGATCAGGCCTCCGATAAGGAAATAGCCGAGCACCGGGCTGAGCCAGCGCTGGAGGACCGGCACGAGCAATCCCGCTGCCACGAGGAAGACCAGCGTCTCGCGCAGGTAGGGGATGTGAAGCTGCGATTCCACGACAGCCTATGTCGAGGAAAGCCGCCCCGCTGGCAAGCGCGGCAGGGCGGCTCCGGGGCGCTGCCTCAGCGCACGATGTCCATTTCCTCGATCAGCCGCTCGGCGCCGTCGACCTTGTCCATGACCCACAGCATGTAGCGCGTGTCGACATGGATCGTGCGGGTCGTGCGCGGATCGAAATCCCAGTCGGAATTGACGCTCTCGAACGTCCCGTCGAACAGCAGGCCGACCAGTTCGGCGCGCGCGTTGAGCGTGGCCGAGCCGGAATTGCCGCCGGTGGAGTCGAGGTCGGACAGGAAATTGACCGGGACCGAGCCTATGCTTTCAAGCTTGTAGGGACCGTAATCGCGCGCCTCGATCGTATCGAGCAGGTCCTGCGGGGCGTTGAACGGGTCCTCGCCAGTGTCCTTCTCGGTGATCCCTTCGAGCGTGGTGAAGGGATAATAGGCCATCCCGTCCCTGGGCGATCCGCCCAGCACCTCGCCATAGGTGACGCGCAGGGTGGAATTGGCGTCGGGATAGGTCAGCACGCCGCTTTCGCGCTGCCAGCCGGTGATCGCCTCCATGTAGGCGGGACGCAGCGCGAGCGCGAGTCCGGCGCGGGTCTTGCTTTCGGTTTCGAGCTGGAAGCCGTAATCGTAGAGCGCCACCGCGAGTTCGATGAACGGATCGTCCGAGGCTTCGAGCTGCTGCGGCGTCGCCTCCATCAGCGCAAGGCGCGTTTCGGCGTCGTCGAGCTCGGTCTCGGCGTAAAAACGGTCCAGCAGCGCGGGCAGGTCGGCCGGCGTCATGTCGGCGGTGATGCCGAGCGCCTCGTCGAGCACCGCTACGCGTTCGTCCACAGGCTGGGCGAGATAGCCCGTCAGGAAAAGCTCCCACTCGGCCTTGTCCACCGCCGGGTCGAAGCGCCGGTCAAGCGCCTGGAGGCCCTGGCGGAAGAAACCCATGTCACGTTCCTGGTAGCCGGATTCGCGCTGGGCGTCCTCCTTCTGGCGCTCCTTCGACAGGCGATAGAGGCGCTCGGCCACGCCCAGCAGCGCAGGCCGCGTCGCGTTGTTGTACCAGAAGTTCGTCCGGCTCGCCTGCGCGCTTTCCTCGGAGAGTTCGGCCAGTTCGGCGATCG is part of the Erythrobacter litoralis genome and encodes:
- a CDS encoding universal stress protein; amino-acid sequence: MYERVLVAVDLDDTLGSRILMRRAAEMAGETGARLTLVHVRPDLPHSYSRALPDAWDLEQQEAAERELEGLAGSHGCGASVDGVFAPAGGIAREVNAIAVKLDIDAILVGAHRMDLGRMVLGTQTTAIARDAPCDVVVVRAEEPGD
- a CDS encoding cation:proton antiporter, whose amino-acid sequence is MESQLHIPYLRETLVFLVAAGLLVPVLQRWLSPVLGYFLIGGLIGPFGLGLLADTWEPVGWFVITDQEGVAALGELGVIFLLFVIGLELSFERLWSMRRLVFGLGSSQILVTGAVIAAIAFAWGNSLATAIILGACLALSSTAIVTAILIEGGRLGTTAGRATFSILLMQDLAVVPILFAVSVMGSLAMENAALGLGMALGEAALTIAVIYGVGRFTLRPLLHLVAQTHSREAFVAIGLLLAVGTAAVTGYAGLSMALGAFLAGLLIAETEFRHQVKVDIEPFKGLMLGLFFLSVGMGIDWRVVLDQPLLILSAALGLIFLKVAINFALCLAWRLPRNRAGEVAIMLGQAGEFGFLVIGLSVTVGLITPAIAQFMLIVVGLTMLATPGLDWLARRAGDWVAPAERLSEGELDSIDDEIEGHIIVAGFGRVGETIASVLDRQHIRYLAIERDPGLARAAQKAGRPVRLGDAARVDVLRECSLDRASALVITIGDEEATEALAREIRRQAPALPIFARARDQGHADRLIDLGASFAVPETIEGSLRLAEVLLRDFGTDEAVIQRRISLERQGEDA